The genome window GGCTCTGTATCCTCCCCGGACGGATCCGGCGCCAATGCCTCTGTTTCCGCCTGATATGGTGCCGGTGTAAGCGCGTCTGTTTCAGCCTGCGGGATGAACGCGTACTGCATCAGGTCCGGTACTGTGGTCAGCCCGATCAGGCCGGCTCCCAGCATCAGGATCCCTGCCAGCAGTAAAAAGGAAAGATGAAATCTTCGCTTCATTCCTGCCAGCTCCTCATTCATATTTCATAACGGTATCTTTATCTTTAATGATCCGGTCTTCATGAAACAGCACCTTTTTGCCGGATTCAATGGTGCCTTCCGCCACTGAAACATATTTTTCAGATTCCCCGAGCACGTCTTTCAGTTCAAATTCCTGGACTACGATACGTGTTCCTCCCAGGGGAGCCTCCTCTGTGATTCCGAGAAAAACATACCGGGTGCTGCCGTTCGTACGCACCGCGCCGGCTTCAATCAGCTGGGTGGTATCCTTGGCCCGCGTAGTCATTTTGACTTTGATATCGCCCTTTTTGATCATGCCGCTGACATTGCCGAATTCTCCCAGGATCTTATCGGTGAGCGCCGCGTCAGCGTACTTGTCCCCGTTCTTGTCCACGCCCAGGGCAGTTACCTTCGCGTCCACCTTCATCCAGTTGCTCACCGGGATGGTCAGCGCCGCGCCTTTCTGCACATTCACCGGCTGATTGTTTTTATCCTTCAGCATAACGCGCAGCACAGGTCCCTTGCCTTCCGGCGTGATCTGGATCACTTCCGCTTTGTCGCCAACGAGCGGGACTTCCTTGGAAGCTTTGATGGCGACCACATAGCCTTCATGCGGTGCTGTGATGGTTTCCACGCTGTTCTGCAGCTTCCGGATCTCCATCATCTTTGCTTCCGCGTCCGCCATTTCCTTCTGCTTGTCCCTCTTGGTCTGCAGAGTAGCCCACACATCGTCCGCCACGGCATAGCGTTCCAGGCTTTTCAGTTCCTTTTTGGCCGCGGTCATCTCCTCCTGGACTGTCTTCCATTCGGTATAGTTTTCGATGATCTTTCCGTCTTTGATGCCCTCGATCAGTTCATCCGTCAGGTCAGCGGCATCCGTCAGGTTAAATTTGGCCATCAGGGAGATCCGGAGGTTTTGCTCCCTGGTTGTCGCGTCCCGTTCCTTTTCATAGGCCGCCATCCACTGTTTTTCATTGTTCGTCAGGCGGATATCGCCGTTCTTCCGCTCCCACGCGTCCAGCTCATCACGGGCTTTGTCATATTTTTCCTTCTGTTCCGCCAGTTTTTTCTCATAATCCGTTACCTTGGCTTTCATCAGCGCGTCACCCGCAGAGACATGTTCGCCGGTGGAAACAAGGATCTTTTCCACCGTCACGCTCATTTCATCGGGAACAGCAATAGTGAAGTCTTCCTTTTCCGGGAAGACCACGCTGCCCGTCATTTCAACACTGTTCTCCAGTTTGCCGTTTTTAACCTCCGCAAAATCCACCTTGGGGGTGGTCAGGGACCGGAGCGTACCGGCAAACAGGATACACAGCGCAATGATCGCCGCCAGGATGATCATACCCCGTAAAGCTATTTTCTTGAGTCGCATAAAACCAGACCTTTCTGCCTCTCAGGCTAGCCTCTTATTTCATTTCCGTCAGCTGAATCCCCGCCAGGATGTCCTCCTGGAAGAACAGGTAGATCAGCAGTGCCGGCAGGATATACAGTGCCGCGCCGGCAAACTCATAGCCGGATACTTTCCTGGTCAGCTGGTTGAACTGTGTGGAAAGGGGTTCCAGCGCTTTCGCCGCCGTCAGGTAAGTGATCGGCTGTTCCACCAGGTTCCAGCTTTCCGCGAAGGACAGCGCCGCCGCCGCGCCCAGCACCGGCCGGCAGACCGGCAGCACAATCCACAGGAAGGACCGGAACGGTCCGGCTCCGTCTATGGAGGCTGCTTCCAGCAGCTCGTCCGGCAGCGCGATCATATACTGGCGCAGCAGGAAGATAAAGAACGGGGCAAAAAGCATCGGCAGGATGATCGCCCATCTTGTGTTCAGCAGTCCCATAAAGCGCAGTGTCAGCACATTCGGGACCATGGTTACCTGGAAGGGCAGCAGCATCAGCATCACGATCAGGAAGAAGATCGTTTCCCGTCCGCGGAAGCGGAATTTGCTCAGTCCGAACGCCAGGGCCGGAACGACCAGCGCCTGTCCCAGCAGGATCGCCGCGGCGTAGATCACCGAGTTGTTGAAAAAATGCAGGATCGCCTCATCCTTGATCAGGATCTGTTCATACTGCCCCAGGGAGATCTGGTGCGGTGAATAATGCGGATCCATCCACTCCCCTTCGCCCAGCTTTCCCCTTTCTTTCATCAGTTCCTTCATTTCCCCGATGGAGGAGAAGGAATACAGGAAAGTCTGGACCATCGGAAGCAGGATAATGAGTGCCAGGATAGTCAGTACAATTCGTGCCAGCCAGATCCGGAAGCCTTTTTGTCTCATCGTCAGTCGCCTCCGTTCAGTCGTTTCAGCGCCTGCCGCTGGCTTATGAACAGCAGGCCGAAGAGTGCCAGCACGATCAGGGCAAAAATGTACGCCGCCGTCGTTACGTTCTGATAATTCAGCTTGCCGTACATGTTGTTCATATAATTCTGCAGCGTGTACAGCAGCGGCTCGTCCGGGTAGGCGCCGGCCATGAAATAAACTTCCTTAAAGATCCGGAACGCGTTGACAAAGGAAAGAATCGCCACCAGGAAAGCCGAGGGGATCGCCAGCGGCAGCGTGATGCTGAAGGTCTGTTTCAGGAAGGAAGCACCTTCCAGCGTCGCGTATTCATACAGGGATTCCGGAATGGACTGCAGTGCGGACATAAAGATGACCACACAGAAGCCCAGGTTTTTCCACAGGAACAGCAGGATGACCGGGATCCGGGATTCGCTTCCCTTCAGCCAGTCAATCCGGGCTCCGCCCAGCGCTGTGATGATCCGGTTCACCGGGCCGGCAAAGTCAAACCACATCAGCCAGATGATCAGGATAGCCGAAGACGGCATCAGGTAGGGCATCAGCACGCTGGAGCGGAAAAAGCCGCCGGCCGGACGGATCCGGTGCAGCCCTGCCGCCAGTAAAAAGGACAGCAGGAAAAGAAGCGGAGCGCAGATCAGGGAAAGCTCCATGGTGTTCTTCAGTCCCGTCTGGAACATCGGGTTGCCCCAGACGGAAACATAGTTAGCGAACCCGACGAAGCTGTTCTCAACCCGTCCGTCCGTGACGCTGTACCAGATTCCGCCCACAAACGGGATGCCGTAGAAAACCAGCAGTCCCGCCATGCCCGGCAGCAAAAAGGGCCAGGCTGTTCTCAGTTTCTTATACAAAAGGTATCAGTTCCCTTCCATACGGATCATTTGGACCTTTTGATCGATCCTGTTCAGCAGTTCTCCGGGATCCGTGTTGCCGGAGAAAAGCTCCGCGAATTCCTGCTGTTCCTCTGCGTCCGTGTTGCCCACGATATCGTACAGGAACAGGTAATCAAGCACTTTCAGGGACGGAAGGCGTTTCTGGTAATCCTCAATCGCTTCCGGACTCATGGACCAGTCATATTCTTCCACATTCTGCAGGTATTCCCGGAACTCCTTGAGCGTGTCCTCCAGGTTTGCCCGTTCTTCGCCGTCTTCCGCTTTTTCAAGGGCTTCTTCCGCTGCCTCGATGTTTTCCTTCGCGCGCTCCAGGTCGTTTTCATAGTACGCGCTGCGGATAGGTTCTGTTTTATCAGCGAAGATCGCATATTCTGTTCGGAAATACATGCTGTCCAGGGCCAGAGCCAGGAATTCCGCAGCCTCTTCCTGGTGTTCGGAATAGGGATTCACAAAGGCGACACACATCTGTACCGGCTGGATGGGGGTCTCATCTTCGGCAAAGCCGATCAGCATCGGTTTATAGTAACCCATCATGCCGGGATCCGTATAGACGCTCAGGAGCGGATCCTTGTATTCGCCAGCCGTATAGCCGTCATCATAGTAATGCCGGTCCTTCATATCAAGGGCATCATAGTCCAGGTTATTCAGGCGTGTCAACAGTTCATTCATCACGGGAGAGTTAAAAGCATAGTCTTCTCCCTTGCCATCCATCCAGACCTGGTATTCATACAGAATAGTCATGGTAATGGCGCTGATGAAATCTTCGCGCGGAGAATCGCAGACACATACGTCATTCCGTCCCGCCAGCCTGTCCGGAAGAGTCTCCAGCCAGTCAAAGAACTGGCTCCAGGTCTTCGGCAGTTCCTCCTCGGTTTCTCCAAGCTTTTTCCACATTTCATGGTTGATCCCGACTGTCTGGCCGGAGATTTCAATAGGAACCGCGATGATCTTTCCATCCTGCTTCAGGGCATCCCGGATAAAGGGATACATGCGGTCAACACCCGCGGCGACCTGCGCGTTTCCGCTCAGATCCGCTGCGTATCCGCGTGTGCGGATCGCCCGGAAGTCATTGCTTTCATACTGCAGCACATAAATATCCGTATCGGCATCCTGGTTCAGCAGGGACTGCGGAATATCCGTCTGGACCCCGTCCCAGTCCGGCTGAATGATCACGGAGATATCACCCCGTTTATTGTTCAGGGTATAAACCGTTTCGGACATCACGCCGTTATAACTCGTGTCCCGGATCCGCAGGGTCGTACTGGCGCGCTGCGCGGGATCCGTGTTTCGCAGCAGGATTGTTGAGTAATCCCACATCAGCAGGAAACCGTCAGACGTGCATATTGCGCCGCCGCCGTCAATCGGGCAGTCATTGACCACCTCAGCCTGTGCCGTGCCATCCATCGGCATGGCCCACAGCTCACCGCCGTTGGCATAGTACAGGATATTCTTTTCCGCGTCATAGCAGGGATTCAGGTAATTGGTCGCGTCAGTGATCTCCGTGATCTCTTCCTCACGCTGGTCTTCCAGGCTGATGCGGATGATCTTTGCTTCTTTCGCGCCCCAGTCGGCCCGGGTCACCAGCACAGAGCCTTCCGGTCCGGGCGCGATCTCGCTGATATCCCCGGTCTCCAGGCATGTATAATCGCCCGTCTCCAGGTCAAAGCAGAACACGATCGGTCCGTTCATCCCGTAAGCGGTGCCAACCAGCCGGTCTCCGGACGTAAACACTTTTGCCGGATAAAAATACATGTTGTCCCCTAAATCATCAAGCAGCATGCCGCAGTCCAGTTCCGGCAGGCTGCTGTCCTCCGGGACCGCCTTTCCGTCTTCCAGCCTGATGTGCTTCACCGCAATGGCATTGATGATCTGGCTGTCTCCGTCACTTGCTTTCCTGGTCACCAGCGCGTAAAGCTCATCATTCCAGGAGAAATAGCAGCAGACTTCCTCTGCCTGTTCGTCGTCCTCCGCGTTTTCCTGTATCTCGTATTTTTCAGGTTCCGCCTGGAAATCCATAAACAGCAGCAGCATCCGTCCGTTCATGTCCTCGATGTCAGCACAGAACCCGCCGCTGGTCTTATATACATTGTTAACGCTTCCTGTGCTGTCAGAGGCGGAATAATGTTTCAGCGTACGGTCTCCCGCTGACGCGAAAGCTGTCGCGCATGTTGTCACGCACAGGATCAGGGTCATAATCCACAGGAATGTTGTTTTGATAATCGGTTTCTTCATTTCGACTCCTCTCGTTGTATATATGGATTTGGTCGTCGGGAAGGCCGGCAGCTGCCTGCCGGCCTGTACCCCGTTCCGGAAGGATCAGTGTCCTTCCCTGCGGACCATTTGCAGTTTGTTGTCGATCGTGTTCAGGTATTTGTCAACGTCTCTCTCCCTGTCAAGTTCTTTATAGAAAGCCTCCTCGGCTTCCTCGTCCACAGAACCCAGAATATCAACCATAAAGTCATGAGTCATCATTTTCATCAGGGTATTGGTTGTCTTATAGTTTTCGATGCTCTGGGGGCTGATGACCCAGCCCCACCGTTCCATGTCTTCCATTTGATCTTCTGTTTCACGAAGATAGCCTTCCCATGTGGCCTTCTCGTCCCCATCCGCTTTTTCAATCTGCTCCTGGAGGAATGCCACATTCTCATCATAGTATTTCTTGCTTTCGAGGTAATACGAGTTAGCAATAGGTTCTGTCTTGTCCGTAAAGAGCGTGTACGCGTTGCTCGCGTCCTCATTTTGCAGCATCAGGGAAAGATACAGCTTTGCTTCTTCCGGATGCTCGGAATAGGGATTCAGGATCGCCAGGCTCGTATATGTCGGAATGATCGGCTCTTCTCCCTCTTCAAAGGTCAGGATCAGCGGAGCATAAATCGTGCTGTTATACGAATCGGGTGTACTGCTGAAATAAGTCGCCAGCAGGGTCTTCTTATCCATATCCATATCATAGACATTGTCTTCTCTGCTTTCATCCGCTTCCCTGACGCCGAGCGCGTCATAATCCACTTCCTCCAGCCGCTTCAGCAGACTGTTGATCATGGGTGTATTGAAAACATAGTCTTCCTCTCCCCTGGCATCCATCATAACCTGGTACTGGTCCAGGATGTCACTGCGTATGCTTGAACGGAAATTGTCCCTGTCCATCCACTCGGAATCTTCAACCAGGTCAATGTCTTCTGTAAGCTTCTCAGGCAGGGTTTCCAGCCAGTCAAAGAACTGGTCCCAGGTCTTCGGCAGTTCCTCTTCCGTTCCGCCCATATTCTTCCACAGGCGCGTATTGATGCCCAGCGTACCCGCGGATACATACAGGGGAACACCGATAATCTTTCCGTCCTGTTTCACAAAATCCCGGATAATGGGATACATACGTTCCGTATCCGCGGCGATCTGTTCATTGTCACTCAGATCCTGGAGGAATCCGCGGTTTTTGAGGGCATTATAGTCCGAACCTGAACAGTACAGATTATAAATATCCATATAACTGTCCCGGTTCATCATCGCCTGCATCATATCGAAGTTCTCGTCTTCAATGCCCTTCAGAAGTACCGCGACATCACCGCGCACCTCGCTCATGGCATAGACTGCGTTGGTCGCAGCAGTGTTCCAGCCGTCGATATCAACCCGCAGGGTGATGGAACTGCGCTGGGACGGATCCGTGTTCCGGATCAGCGCCGTATTGTTCGTCCAGATCAGCAGAAACCCGTCTTTCAGGCAGATGGCTCCGTTTCCGGCTTCCGGGCATTCGTTCACGCTGAACGCCTGGTCTTTGTCCATCTGCGGTGCCGCCCACAGTTCACCGTTAAGCGTATAGTACAGCACGTCTTTTTCCTGGTCATAGCAGAGGTTCACGTTGTAAACATCACTGCCTGTCAGTTCCAGGATCGTTTCCTCGCTCTGGTCTTCCAGGTTAATCCGGATCACAGCCGCTTTGGATGAATAGTCAGAATCATCGTATTCATAATGGTTGATCAGTACGGATCCATCCGGTCCGGCGGTGATCCCGTTGGGTTCTTCCACCGCGAACTCGGAGCAGAAACCTGTGGTCAGGTCAAAGGCCACAAGTATGCTTCCCTCATCGCCGTAAGACGTACCGACCAAGGTGTCCCCGACCATGAACGGATCGTTGAAACCGCCGAAATAAGAACCGCCGTCGCCGTAATCAGAATCATGCATCAGGGAGGTAATATCCAGTTCCGGCACGTCACAGTCCTCCGGGACAGCCTTGCCGTCTTCCAGCCTGAGATGTTTCACAAATAAGTTCTGTTTAGACTCATCCCCGTTGTATTCCGTTTTCGTCACCACAGCATAGAGATCATCCTTCCAGGCGAACACACTGTTGACGTATTCGTATGTATAGGACATATTCGAATAATCAATGTATTCCTCTGTCCCTGCGGTAAGTTCTTCGCCCTCCGG of Aristaeella lactis contains these proteins:
- a CDS encoding carbohydrate ABC transporter permease, which gives rise to MRQKGFRIWLARIVLTILALIILLPMVQTFLYSFSSIGEMKELMKERGKLGEGEWMDPHYSPHQISLGQYEQILIKDEAILHFFNNSVIYAAAILLGQALVVPALAFGLSKFRFRGRETIFFLIVMLMLLPFQVTMVPNVLTLRFMGLLNTRWAIILPMLFAPFFIFLLRQYMIALPDELLEAASIDGAGPFRSFLWIVLPVCRPVLGAAAALSFAESWNLVEQPITYLTAAKALEPLSTQFNQLTRKVSGYEFAGAALYILPALLIYLFFQEDILAGIQLTEMK
- a CDS encoding ABC transporter substrate-binding protein yields the protein MNRQIIKKLILCLMTVILCVTTCAPAFASKGDRTLMHFSDEEQANDCYINSAFRMGDGFCIYYREGSMNPKQIILRYADAKAEPEKFILQDDMSAGEGDIVSVETEPATETDLPAAEDAAAVEGIAAGSVIPEGEELTAGTEEYIDYSNMSYTYEYVNSVFAWKDDLYAVVTKTEYNGDESKQNLFVKHLRLEDGKAVPEDCDVPELDITSLMHDSDYGDGGSYFGGFNDPFMVGDTLVGTSYGDEGSILVAFDLTTGFCSEFAVEEPNGITAGPDGSVLINHYEYDDSDYSSKAAVIRINLEDQSEETILELTGSDVYNVNLCYDQEKDVLYYTLNGELWAAPQMDKDQAFSVNECPEAGNGAICLKDGFLLIWTNNTALIRNTDPSQRSSITLRVDIDGWNTAATNAVYAMSEVRGDVAVLLKGIEDENFDMMQAMMNRDSYMDIYNLYCSGSDYNALKNRGFLQDLSDNEQIAADTERMYPIIRDFVKQDGKIIGVPLYVSAGTLGINTRLWKNMGGTEEELPKTWDQFFDWLETLPEKLTEDIDLVEDSEWMDRDNFRSSIRSDILDQYQVMMDARGEEDYVFNTPMINSLLKRLEEVDYDALGVREADESREDNVYDMDMDKKTLLATYFSSTPDSYNSTIYAPLILTFEEGEEPIIPTYTSLAILNPYSEHPEEAKLYLSLMLQNEDASNAYTLFTDKTEPIANSYYLESKKYYDENVAFLQEQIEKADGDEKATWEGYLRETEDQMEDMERWGWVISPQSIENYKTTNTLMKMMTHDFMVDILGSVDEEAEEAFYKELDRERDVDKYLNTIDNKLQMVRREGH
- a CDS encoding ABC transporter substrate-binding protein, encoding MKKPIIKTTFLWIMTLILCVTTCATAFASAGDRTLKHYSASDSTGSVNNVYKTSGGFCADIEDMNGRMLLLFMDFQAEPEKYEIQENAEDDEQAEEVCCYFSWNDELYALVTRKASDGDSQIINAIAVKHIRLEDGKAVPEDSSLPELDCGMLLDDLGDNMYFYPAKVFTSGDRLVGTAYGMNGPIVFCFDLETGDYTCLETGDISEIAPGPEGSVLVTRADWGAKEAKIIRISLEDQREEEITEITDATNYLNPCYDAEKNILYYANGGELWAMPMDGTAQAEVVNDCPIDGGGAICTSDGFLLMWDYSTILLRNTDPAQRASTTLRIRDTSYNGVMSETVYTLNNKRGDISVIIQPDWDGVQTDIPQSLLNQDADTDIYVLQYESNDFRAIRTRGYAADLSGNAQVAAGVDRMYPFIRDALKQDGKIIAVPIEISGQTVGINHEMWKKLGETEEELPKTWSQFFDWLETLPDRLAGRNDVCVCDSPREDFISAITMTILYEYQVWMDGKGEDYAFNSPVMNELLTRLNNLDYDALDMKDRHYYDDGYTAGEYKDPLLSVYTDPGMMGYYKPMLIGFAEDETPIQPVQMCVAFVNPYSEHQEEAAEFLALALDSMYFRTEYAIFADKTEPIRSAYYENDLERAKENIEAAEEALEKAEDGEERANLEDTLKEFREYLQNVEEYDWSMSPEAIEDYQKRLPSLKVLDYLFLYDIVGNTDAEEQQEFAELFSGNTDPGELLNRIDQKVQMIRMEGN
- a CDS encoding carbohydrate ABC transporter permease, which encodes MYKKLRTAWPFLLPGMAGLLVFYGIPFVGGIWYSVTDGRVENSFVGFANYVSVWGNPMFQTGLKNTMELSLICAPLLFLLSFLLAAGLHRIRPAGGFFRSSVLMPYLMPSSAILIIWLMWFDFAGPVNRIITALGGARIDWLKGSESRIPVILLFLWKNLGFCVVIFMSALQSIPESLYEYATLEGASFLKQTFSITLPLAIPSAFLVAILSFVNAFRIFKEVYFMAGAYPDEPLLYTLQNYMNNMYGKLNYQNVTTAAYIFALIVLALFGLLFISQRQALKRLNGGD